The DNA segment CTGACGCCGAGGTCCTGGTTCGACGGCGCTGACTCCAAGGCGTGCTCGACCAGCCACACGGTGGGGCGCTCACCCGCCGCCCGTTGATCCGCGACCTGCGCGCGCAGCAGCACGTAGCGTCCCTTGTACGTGTCTGGACGCGAGACGGCGGATGCCAATGAGAAGATGGGGACCTTGTGGTCGCTGAGCGTCCGCAGCTCTCCGTCCACCACCCCGCCGCGCTGAGCCACCACGCGCGCGATGAGGTCGGCGCCGTCGGGGCGCACGAGCAGCTCGTCGGACCAGGGACGCCCCAGCAGCACGGAGAGCTGCGTGAAGGGCGTCAGCTCGATGCAGGCCTTGAGCGCGGCCCACGCATCATCACGGGAGGTGGCCTGGAGGCGCCGAGCCGCGGCCTCACACATTCCCGGGGTGGGAAAGCGGGCGACGAACGCCTTGGGGTCGCTGACGGAGGGAGCCGGCTCCGCGGGAGGAACCAACGCGGGCATCCGGCGCGACTCCGCGGGCGGAGCCGCCGACGCGTCGGCGCGGAGCGAATGGGTATGGGACGCGCCACACCCCAGGGTGAGCGCGCCCAGCGCGGCCAAGGCGGTTCTCGGGAAGCGGGACATCGTGCACCTCGAAAGGAAAGTGGCCTAGAGCGAGGCCGAGCCCGCGCGCTCCGCCGCCTTCTGGGGAGCACGTCCCGCCGCTGGAGCGGGCGCCGCGCGAGGAATGGAAGCAGCGGGCGGCAACATCATCGAGCACACGTCATGGCAGCGCGTGTCCAGACACGCGAGCGCCGCGGGCGAAGACTGCTGATGGGACACGTCCGCGTAGCAGCGGTCTCCCGTGCCAGGGCAGCCACTGCGCGCGGCGCACTCGCAACACGGCGAGGCCACGGCCGCCATGAGCTGAACCTCCTGGAGCACGGAGGACAGCGCGCGGTAGCAAGCGCGCGCGCCTGGAGCGAAGCGCCCCTGGGCGTCCACCACGGGCGACACGCCGTCGAGTCCACACTGCCCGACGACGCGCGCGTAGTTGCGCTCGCAGACGGCCGTGAGGGTCGCGTCGGACTGGCCGTCCCGTGCGACACGAATGGCCTCACCACAGAGGGCGCGCGACGCATCCTTGAGCAACTGGATGTTGGCGGCGTCCTGCTGCGCGTTCGGCGCGCCGACCTTGATGTCGGCCTCGAAGACACACTCCTTGCCGGAGCGGAGCGTGTCGATGGTGCAGGACCACGCGGTGGGCGACTCATCCACCAGCGGTGGGGCCGCGAGAGCCTCGGGGGGCAGCGCCGGTGCGGACTCGCGCGGCGCTGCGCCGAGGAGAAGCAGGGACACGAGCATCGCCTTCATGGGCCGAAGAGCGTAGGCCGAGGAGCCCTCGTTCTCCAACCTACCCAGTGAGGACTGTTCCCCGCAGGTCACCCCTCTGTACGGTTCGACGTGAGAGGTCCCCTCCCTTTGTCGAGTCTCCCCCGGTGCATCCCACTGCCGGGCGGGACTCCATCAAAAGGTGAGCCGTCACGGCCCACGACGCAACCGCACGGGGCCATCCCATGAGGGCCGGATGCCTCGGGAACATCCGACGGAGCATGCGGTACCCGCGCCCCAGCCCCTCTCGCGAAAGTCCCGGGCCCGGGGAAGAAACATGCTCTGCTGCGGACCCACGAGCCTGGCGAGGGAGCCGCGACGATGACCGAAGACACCGCCTGGAGGCCCTTCGAGGATGGGAGCACGCTGGGCGGCCCTGGCTCGCAGGGCGGCGACATCACGCGAGACGAAGAGGTACCCGGTCGCTTGCGCCTCACGTACGAGTCGGATGCCTCGCGCGACTTCCATGCGGTGTCGTGTCTGGTGACGGGCTGGCTCCTCCACCATCGCTTCTTCGACAGCGAAGAGAAGGCCCTCGCGGCGTTCGAGGAGATGAAGCCCGCGCTGGTGGAACTCCAGTCCCAATTGCATCCAGGAGGACCTCGCACGTCCGCCGAAGGGCGCGCGGCCGGGCCCCTGCTGGCGCGCTTCCAGGTGCGGTTCTCCTGACGGTGGGCTTCAGCGCGGGGGCTCGCGCAACAGCTCGCTCAACTTCTCCAGGGCGAGCCGCGCGCGCGTCTTCACCGTGCCGAGCGGATCCCCCGTGCGCTCGGAGATCTCTCGCTGGGTCAGACCCTCGAAGTAGGCCAGCTCCACCACGTGGCGCTGCTCCCACGGCAGTTGCCGCAGCGCCGCGAGCACACGGGTGCGCTCCTCGCCCGCCAAGGCGGCCTCGTCCGGACTGATCGGCGTCGCGCTCACTGGCGGCGGACTGTGCGTCACGCCGTCCAGCGTCCTCGCCACCGTGCCCAGGGCGCGCAGGCGATCGATGGCGCGCGTGCGCGCGATGGTCGCGACCCACGTCTCCATGCCACCGCGCGCGGGGTCGAACTCACGCGCGCGCCGCCACACCTCGAGGAAGGTCTCCTGGAGCAGCTCCTCCGCATCGGCTCGCGCGGGCAAGAGGCGCAGACAGAGCGCGAACGCTCGGCCCGCGCAGCGCGCATAGACGTTCCGCATGGCCTGGCTGTCCCCGAGCGCGACCTGCTGAAGCAGGGCCCGGTCATCCGCCGGGTCGCTCGCTCGGGCTGCGGAGGGTTCGGTGGGCGCCATGTGCGTTGCCGGATACCGCATCCTGCCAGGAGGATCCCAGCGTCAAGTACGGGCGGGCAATCCAGCGTGCCCCACGGGCTGGGCGCCCGCGGGCCTCGTTCCTAACGTTGACGAGCCAACGCGACCCGCGCGCGTGGCATCGTGCATCAACGGCCTCGTCAGTATGCCTCGGCGGCGCCATCGCCACGCGGACCTATAAGGGCCTCCTGCCGCCATGACCGA comes from the Myxococcaceae bacterium JPH2 genome and includes:
- a CDS encoding sigma-70 family RNA polymerase sigma factor → MAPTEPSAARASDPADDRALLQQVALGDSQAMRNVYARCAGRAFALCLRLLPARADAEELLQETFLEVWRRAREFDPARGGMETWVATIARTRAIDRLRALGTVARTLDGVTHSPPPVSATPISPDEAALAGEERTRVLAALRQLPWEQRHVVELAYFEGLTQREISERTGDPLGTVKTRARLALEKLSELLREPPR